From the Flavobacteriales bacterium genome, one window contains:
- a CDS encoding type IX secretion system membrane protein PorP/SprF, which translates to MKKVLIVVLVFVAALSKAQQLPMYSQYLTNDFVLNPAIAGSKPYFPIQINSRSQWSGLGAIAPKTNTLSYHMPLAYDAIGLGAVIMQDETGPYSQIGISLSFAYHVQLDEDNTTRLSLGMSGLMTQHTLNQGQLTFQNPDPEFEGGSFSKMVPDASVGAYLYSKNFSLSASAHQLFESTFKESVSNIFGDNTQVRHYFVHGSYRIDIHSDLAIEPSILAKSLESSPTQFDFNARVIIDNNYWMGLSLRSSQSLVALAGLNMGSLFLSYSFDYGISSLSTVASGSHEISLGFNINDKRKRRHTYYW; encoded by the coding sequence ATGAAGAAGGTCTTAATTGTTGTTCTAGTTTTTGTTGCGGCTTTGTCTAAAGCTCAACAACTTCCTATGTACAGTCAATATCTTACCAATGATTTTGTTCTGAACCCTGCAATTGCAGGGTCAAAGCCCTATTTTCCTATTCAAATCAATTCACGATCACAATGGTCTGGTTTAGGAGCGATTGCTCCTAAAACTAATACATTAAGTTATCATATGCCATTGGCTTATGATGCTATTGGACTAGGAGCGGTTATCATGCAAGACGAAACAGGGCCTTATAGTCAGATAGGAATAAGCTTATCTTTTGCATATCACGTTCAGCTTGACGAAGACAATACTACTCGACTGTCTTTAGGTATGAGTGGATTAATGACGCAACACACTCTTAATCAAGGTCAGTTAACATTCCAAAATCCTGATCCTGAATTTGAAGGAGGTAGTTTTTCAAAAATGGTTCCTGACGCTAGTGTGGGCGCATATCTATATTCTAAAAACTTCTCTTTGAGCGCTTCTGCTCATCAATTGTTTGAGTCCACGTTTAAAGAATCAGTTTCTAATATTTTTGGGGATAACACACAGGTACGCCATTATTTTGTGCACGGATCATACCGAATTGACATACACTCCGATTTAGCTATTGAGCCGTCTATACTCGCCAAGTCATTAGAGTCTAGCCCTACACAATTTGATTTTAACGCTCGAGTTATCATAGACAACAACTACTGGATGGGCTTGTCTTTACGTTCTTCACAATCTTTAGTAGCTTTAGCTGGCTTAAACATGGGAAGTTTGTTTTTGTCCTATTCTTTTGATTATGGTATCAGTTCGTTAAGCACAGTAGCTTCAGGTTCACACGAGATATCCTTAGGTTTTAACATTAATGATAAGCGAAAAAGAAGACATACTTATTATTGGTAA